One region of Solanum pennellii chromosome 6, SPENNV200 genomic DNA includes:
- the LOC107022043 gene encoding tRNA (guanine-N(7)-)-methyltransferase non-catalytic subunit wdr4 isoform X2, which yields MHKDSIRAIQYGAEGKLFVSAGDDKLVKIWVTDSWRCISSVSSEKRVTAVAISNDGRFVSFADKFGVIYAVEIEGSLENQSLPNKKAVPILAHYCSIITSLEFSPDGRYIISADRDFKIRVSVFPEKPSDGAHEIQSFCLGHSEFVSCLAFICNQDSQQWYLLSGGGDSTVRLWDFTCGSLLDTCHVGETGLIQSKEGIDDRLLAVTDLCATPCGSLIAVAIQSLAGVMLLSCNLSAKSLHVARVVPIPGETFIPTSLAAASSSNQLWMVMGASTLCTSRSAPLACVKVLNGFYESNQDSVEQEARVLEDKDLPGSEQLLQTLQGSSFIEKDALSAAAEAVKTAMCNLLIKKQYPSENREFRKRGRNDKRVDKKK from the exons ATGCATAAGGATTCAATAAGAGCAATTCAATATGGTGCTGAAGGAAAGCTGTTTGTATCTGCTGGCGATGACAAACTCGTTAAGATTTGGGTTACTGATTCTTGGCGGTGCATAAGTTCGGT GTCATCCGAGAAGAGAGTTACTGCTGTTGCCATCAGTAATGATGGGCGTTTTGTATCCTTCGCGGATAAATTTGGTGTAATTTATGCAGTTGAAATAGAAGGTTCTCTTGAAAATCAAAGTCTGCCCAATAAGAAGGCAGTCCCAATTCTCGCCCACTACTGCAGCATCATTACTAGTCtg GAGTTTTCACCGGATGGACGTTACATTATTAGTGCCGATCGGGACTTCAAAATCCGA GTCTCTGTGTTCCCGGAAAAGCCATCAGATGGGGCTCATGAGATTCAAAGTTTTTGCCTTGGCCATTCAGA GTTTGTTTCCTGCCTTGCCTTCATCTGCAACCAAGATTCCCAGCAGTGGTATTTGCTTTCAGGAGGTGGTGATTCAACT GTACGCTTGTGGGACTTCACTTGTGGTTCTCTTCTTGATACCTGTCATGTTGGAGAG ACAGGACTAATACAGTCAAAAGAAGGAATAGATGACAGGTTGCTGGCTGTCACTGATCTTTGTGCCACTCCTTGTGGATCACTAATCGCGGTGGCTATTCAGAG CTTGGCAGGCGTCATGCTTTtgagttgcaacctttcagctAAATCTCTCCATGTTGCAAGA GTGGTTCCAATTCCTGGGGAGACTTTTATTCCCACAAGCTTAGCAGCTGCCTCTTCATCGAATCAATTGTGGATGGTCATGGGTGCATCGACTCTATGTACTTCCCGTTCAGCACCTTTGGCTTGTGTGAAGGTTCTCAATGGTTTCTACGAGAGCAACCAGGACTCTGTTGAGCAGGAGGCACGTGTTTTAGAAGATAAAGATTTACCAGGTAGTGAACAACTCCTTCAAACGTTGCAGGGGAGTTCGTTCATTGAGAAAGATGCACTATCAGCGGCTGCAGAAGCAGTGAAAACAGCAATGTGTAATCTATTAATCAAGAAGCAGTACCCTTCTGAAAATCGAGAGTTTAGAAAGAGAGGGAGGAACGACAAGAGAGTAGATAAGAAAAAATGA